The genomic region CAGCTCCAGGCCTGTTTCACGGCTCAATACAGTATCCGAGAACCACGCCCGATAAAATGGTTGAAGAATCGGCCCGGCCGGCAAAGACAGAGCGATCGACAGATAGTAAGCCGGTTTTATCTGTCGATTGAATATATCGAGCTTTTCAAAAAGATCCTTTCGTGTTATCTCATCTTCGATTAAAGCCGCAGAAATAGCGGGAACGACCTGCCCATCCACCAGACGGTCATAATGCGTTGAAATCCCCCAGGAAGCCAGGACATGCAGGATCGCAACGGCAGTTAAGGTGAATAGTGTAAGTTTGCCCATACTGAAAAGTTCGCACCCCCGAAGCGTAACGGCTGAGAAACGGCAAACTGAAAGGATGGCCATCGGACCCCGATCAACGCTTAATTGCTGTTTCTTGCCTTCTGTATGATTCCCCTGATCTTCTCTTTACTGAGAGGCCCCAGGCTTTGATAGAGGACCAGACCATTCAATGATAACAAGGTGGCCCTGAACTCCTGCAGAGGATTGAGCCTTCCGGCCTCTTCCAGCGATGTGTGGTAGCCGCCGGCATCTTCCTCCGTGGTGCAGGAGTTGATGGAAACGATTTGCAGGTGCTCCGCCTCAGTCCCGAATGATCTAAGAATTTCCTGCTGCCGGAGATATCGTATGTCCTGAAATGACGGGGTCTCCATCAGCAGCACCGTTTTCTCTGCTGCCGAAAACCCATTCCGGTTCTCAAGTTCACGCTGAAAGGTGGTGCTCCTGTAAGTAATGCTCTTCCCGGCGGATACTATCTGGAAATCGAGCACCTGCGCAATGCCGTTTATCGGCAGGAGGAGTGCTGCGAGGATCAGGAACGATTTCAGCATCGGACTCTTCACAAGTCTGCAGAAAAAAGGTCACACCAAAAAGATTCCGGCCGATACACCTTTCTTCTCAAACTCTCTGATTTATGGTTTTTAACACGGCTGATTTCTCAGGATATTACCCAACCATCAGGATAATTCCCAGCGTTTTATCACCATTGGAACTCCCCGCGGCAGATAGCAAACGGAGTGCGACTTCGAGCCACGGGGAATCTCCGGATGGAAAGTTACTTGCATCAGATTCGCTCACTAACCCAGCAGCAGATAGCGAACAGCATGAGACTCCGGTAAGTGGAGCTCGAAGTCTTGCGCTTATCTGCGACACTCCGAGTCTCCTTGCCGTCGCTTACCTCGAGCTGCGGGGAATGCGTTTCGCTGTGCATGTTCAACAGCTCAACTCAGCTTTATCGAACTCCACAGCTCTCACAGATGATTTATAAGAGTTTACGGACAGCCTCCCCCCATTTTCCTTTTCAAAAAAAGGCCGCAGAACATAACTTTCTGCGGCCTTTTTTTCCTCCGGTTACCGGATTAAATTTACGGGATCAACCGGTAGGGCTGCGCCCGTTTCGCCCACTCACTTTTCGGATATTTTTTCGTCAGCTGCTCATAGGCCGCTTTCAGTGGTTTGGGATCGTGGGTACTCTTGTAACCGGCAACCCCGCGCTGGAACATAGCCTCAGGGGCGGCGTCGCTTGCCCCATGCTTGGTCAGAACCTGCTCGTAGGCGGCCAGGGCATCGGCAAACTCATCCCTGTTGAAATGGGCATTGCCGATCCCGAGCAGGATAGACGGAATAAGCTCTTCCGCGGCCATGAAGCCCGTGGTCCGGTAATGCTCCTTGCCTTCACCATCCAGAATCAGGAGAGAGGGTGTCCACTTCACTTCAAAGCGTCCGGCGAGTTTGCTGTCCACCTGGATCTTCAGAGGAACAACCGTGTTGTTGATAAAATCAGCCAATTTCTCGTTTGGATACGTAACTGCATCCATCTGTTGACAGCCAATTCACTGGGGGTTGAACAGGTCCAGAAAAACGGACTTGTGTTCCGCCTTTGCACGGCCTAAAGCTTTTTCAAAGTCTGTTTCCCATCGTATTGTCTTGCTCATGCTGGACCTCCTTTAGTCATTTATCTGTTTTACTCGAAATCCTTGTTGAATTTACTCTAAGCACTGACAGGCGGGAAAGCGAGTGATGGGAAAATGCAAAATGCAAAATGCAAAATGCAAAATGCAAAAAAAGCG from Pseudomonadota bacterium harbors:
- a CDS encoding tetratricopeptide repeat protein, whose product is MDAVTYPNEKLADFINNTVVPLKIQVDSKLAGRFEVKWTPSLLILDGEGKEHYRTTGFMAAEELIPSILLGIGNAHFNRDEFADALAAYEQVLTKHGASDAAPEAMFQRGVAGYKSTHDPKPLKAAYEQLTKKYPKSEWAKRAQPYRLIP